In Vespa velutina chromosome 1, iVesVel2.1, whole genome shotgun sequence, the following proteins share a genomic window:
- the LOC124952553 gene encoding cilia- and flagella-associated protein 299-like, translating to MTSPGTQVDSDRTLLQFKNYEEYLDSLITPVDFCYLRSTKVARQLAELGYQCTGETLDKDAFYRRLQTVKDLLYPIPKPYHLTSEFLIPFDPVMQELAIRERSNRLHVISTIIFVRHNPRLQVEVSGYIDFNERLKTEDWQPYFEGKKKLWPRITDIAYYHWKIGKTQLNVSSNYEPIIDTKHGLLLKNIHDRKYINVDPKAITPGVDTTRVRIYSDAYKHVILYDHVVKRVVVE from the coding sequence ATGACTAGTCCAGGTACACAAGTCGATAGCGACAGaacattattacaatttaaaaattatgaagaatATTTAGATTCTTTGATAACTCCTGTGGATTTCTGCTATTTAAGGAGTACAAAAGTTGCACGTCAATTAGCAGAACTTGGTTATCAATGTACAGGAGAAACTTTAGATAAAGATGCTTTCTATCGACGTCTACAAACTGTCAAAGATTTATTGTACCCTATTCCCAAACCATATCATCTTACTTCtgaatttttaattccttttgaTCCAGTTATGCAAGAATTAGCAATCCGCGAACGATCTAATAGATTACATGTAATATCAACGATTATATTTGTACGACATAATCCACGTCTTCAAGTCGAAGTGTCAGGTTACATAGATTTCAATGAAAGACTTAAGACGGAAGATTGGCAACCATATtttgaagggaaaaaaaagcttTGGCCTAGAATTACAGATATAGCATACTATCATtggaaaataggaaaaacaCAATTAAATGTTTCATCAAATTATGAACCAATAATAGATACAAAACATGGCCTTTTACTTAAGAATATTcatgatagaaaatatattaatgttgaTCCAAAGGCTATTACACCGGGTGTAGACACTACGagagtacgtatatatagtgATGCATATAAACATGTTATCTTATATGATCATGTAGTTAAAAGAGTTGTTgttgaatag